A genomic segment from Dermatobacter hominis encodes:
- a CDS encoding response regulator transcription factor, producing the protein MSAAGTASPTVLVVEDEEAFIEALSIGLRREGFDVEIARDGAEAMDRFDELDPDLVLLDVMLPTVSGLDVCREIRQRSEVPIIMVTARTSEIDTVVGLEVGADDYVTKPYRLRELVARMRAVLRRQPRAGGDAVMASEDVLAIDDVELDMDRHEVRVRGEQVTLPLKEFELLAVLMENAGRVLPRATLIDRVWGSDYVGDTKTLDVHVKRLRSKVEDDPSHPTRITTIRGLGYKFSAPRA; encoded by the coding sequence ATGAGCGCCGCCGGTACCGCGAGCCCCACCGTGCTGGTGGTGGAGGACGAGGAGGCCTTCATTGAAGCGCTCTCCATCGGCCTGCGCCGCGAGGGCTTCGACGTCGAGATCGCTCGCGACGGCGCTGAGGCGATGGACCGCTTCGACGAGCTCGACCCCGACCTGGTCCTGCTCGACGTCATGCTGCCCACGGTGTCGGGGCTCGACGTCTGCCGAGAGATCCGCCAGCGGAGCGAGGTGCCGATCATCATGGTCACGGCCCGCACCTCCGAGATCGACACGGTCGTCGGGCTCGAGGTCGGCGCCGACGACTACGTCACCAAGCCGTACCGGCTGCGCGAGCTGGTCGCGCGGATGCGCGCGGTGCTGCGGCGCCAGCCCCGCGCCGGCGGCGACGCGGTGATGGCGTCCGAGGACGTGCTCGCCATCGACGACGTCGAGCTCGACATGGACCGCCACGAGGTGCGCGTCCGCGGCGAGCAGGTCACCCTGCCGCTCAAGGAGTTCGAGCTCCTGGCGGTGCTGATGGAGAACGCCGGTCGGGTCCTGCCCCGGGCCACCCTGATCGACCGGGTGTGGGGCAGCGACTACGTGGGCGACACCAAGACGCTCGACGTGCACGTGAAGCGGCTGCGCTCCAAGGTGGAGGACGACCCCTCGCACCCGACCCGGATCACGACGATCCGCGGCCTCGGGTACAAGTTCTCCGCCCCGCGCGCCTGA
- a CDS encoding sensor histidine kinase — protein sequence MTVLAVLLALAVVATTAAALHYRRVALRAVPVADGGAADTADAGTAAAEEPSPLVDEDRLLLERFRSVIDQLQRAVVLWDGSGQELYRNAAARAMFEARDGHVLVAAAIEEVLAEALAGRSVRREVELFGPPAASFVVIARPFGTVLDGPDGDVPTVVDGAMAMVEDRSLQRRTETVRRDFVANISHELKTPIGALGLLAETVRDEPDPSVVERLAERMITEADRVSCTVDDLLELSSIEFGDDTEFEDLDVRSLVGEAESRLGPAADQAGIKIRVDVPGDLVLHGDRRQLVSALFNLLDNAVKYSPEDSEIVVAAVVVGEGDIDPEGTVRLTVGDEGIGVPRRDLDRIFERFYRVDRARSRRTGGTGLGLAIVRHVASNHGGEVRVESTEGVGSEFTLVLPRRADRQEGP from the coding sequence GTGACCGTGCTGGCGGTCCTCCTCGCGCTGGCCGTCGTGGCGACCACGGCCGCCGCGCTGCACTACCGGCGCGTCGCCCTCCGGGCCGTCCCCGTCGCCGACGGCGGCGCGGCCGACACTGCGGACGCCGGCACGGCCGCCGCGGAGGAGCCGAGCCCGCTCGTCGACGAGGACCGGCTGCTGCTCGAGCGGTTCCGCTCGGTGATCGACCAGCTGCAGCGTGCCGTCGTGCTCTGGGACGGCAGCGGCCAGGAGCTGTACCGCAACGCCGCCGCCCGCGCGATGTTCGAGGCCCGCGACGGCCACGTGCTCGTCGCCGCTGCGATCGAGGAGGTCCTCGCCGAGGCGCTCGCCGGCCGCTCCGTGCGGCGCGAGGTCGAGCTCTTCGGACCGCCGGCCGCGTCGTTCGTCGTGATCGCCCGGCCGTTCGGCACCGTGCTCGACGGCCCCGACGGCGACGTCCCGACCGTGGTCGACGGCGCCATGGCGATGGTCGAGGACCGGTCGCTCCAGCGCCGCACCGAGACGGTCCGCCGCGACTTCGTCGCCAACATCTCGCACGAGCTGAAGACACCGATCGGCGCCCTCGGCCTGCTCGCCGAGACGGTGCGCGACGAACCCGATCCGTCGGTGGTCGAACGTCTCGCCGAGCGGATGATCACCGAGGCCGATCGGGTGAGCTGCACGGTCGACGACCTGCTCGAGCTGAGCAGCATCGAGTTCGGCGACGACACGGAGTTCGAGGACCTCGACGTGCGCTCGCTCGTGGGCGAGGCCGAGAGCCGGCTCGGGCCCGCGGCCGACCAGGCGGGCATCAAGATCCGCGTCGACGTGCCGGGCGACCTGGTCCTGCACGGCGACCGCCGCCAGCTCGTCTCGGCGCTGTTCAACCTGCTCGACAACGCCGTGAAGTACTCGCCCGAGGACTCCGAGATCGTGGTCGCGGCGGTGGTCGTCGGCGAGGGCGACATCGACCCCGAGGGCACGGTCCGCCTCACCGTGGGCGACGAGGGCATCGGGGTGCCGCGCCGCGACCTCGACCGGATCTTCGAGCGCTTCTACCGGGTCGACCGGGCGCGCTCGCGGCGGACCGGCGGCACGGGCCTCGGCCTCGCCATCGTCCGACACGTCGCGAGCAACCACGGCGGCGAGGTGCGGGTCGAGTCGACCGAGGGCGTCGGCTCCGAGTTCACGCTGGTCCTGCCCCGACGGGCCGACCGACAGGAGGGTCCATGA
- the phoU gene encoding phosphate signaling complex protein PhoU, translated as MDEMRIEFHEEMESLRSDLIRLGVMVCETIGRGTAALLDRDLHAAQLLIDGDDVIDDFCLGLEERCCQLLALQAPIAGDLRFILTTLRLISELERSADLMVNVCKASRRIYDVEFGPQLRGLIEHMGEEAAFLVRAAIDSYVDADTSLAAALDDIDDRLDELQTAYVQAIFTSHSVDNLNLQGAVQLAMIGRYFERIGDHAVNIGERVQYMVTGWLPEHTGSARHHLRTQTDPKPDDIDPSAAFDDSGSFAPDPGDDDG; from the coding sequence ATGGATGAGATGCGCATCGAGTTCCACGAGGAGATGGAGTCACTCCGCTCCGACCTCATCCGCCTCGGCGTGATGGTCTGCGAGACCATCGGCCGCGGCACCGCCGCCCTGCTCGACCGCGACCTGCACGCCGCCCAGCTGCTGATCGACGGCGACGACGTCATCGACGACTTCTGCCTCGGCCTGGAGGAGCGCTGCTGCCAGCTGCTCGCGCTCCAGGCCCCGATCGCGGGCGACCTCCGCTTCATCCTCACGACCCTGCGGCTCATCTCCGAGCTCGAGCGGTCGGCCGACCTCATGGTCAACGTGTGCAAGGCGTCCCGACGGATCTACGACGTCGAGTTCGGGCCCCAGCTCCGCGGCCTGATCGAGCACATGGGCGAGGAGGCCGCCTTCCTCGTCCGCGCCGCGATCGACTCCTACGTCGACGCCGACACCTCGCTCGCCGCCGCGCTGGACGACATCGACGACCGCCTCGACGAGCTGCAGACCGCCTACGTGCAGGCCATCTTCACCTCGCACTCGGTCGACAACCTCAACCTCCAGGGTGCGGTGCAGCTCGCGATGATCGGGCGCTACTTCGAGCGCATCGGCGACCACGCCGTGAACATCGGCGAGCGGGTCCAGTACATGGTGACCGGCTGGCTGCCCGAGCACACCGGATCGGCGCGCCACCACCTCCGCACCCAGACGGATCCGAAGCCCGACGACATCGACCCGTCGGCGGCGTTCGACGACTCCGGGTCCTTCGCGCCGGATCCCGGCGACGACGACGGCTGA
- the pstB gene encoding phosphate ABC transporter ATP-binding protein PstB: MSQDAVAPAEGLVPTAGLPGSEPSTVAPTPVVTEEPALEVHAVDEPAPAPVVFDVEGLSVYYGAYRAVRGVDMRIRRNEITGFIGPSGCGKTTVLRCFNRMNDLIEGARVEGRLDYHGVGLYDPGVNAVEVRRRIGMVFQKPNPFPKSIYDNVAYGPRIGGIRKKSELDDIVERSLQRAALWDEVKDRLKSSALGMSGGQQQRLCIARAVAVDPEVILMDEPCSALDPIATARIEDLMKEIKTDYTIVIVTHNMQQAARVSDATAFFSTEVNPESDVRTGLLVEFDRTATIFSNPSDERTENYITGRFG; the protein is encoded by the coding sequence ATGTCACAGGACGCAGTCGCCCCAGCAGAGGGGCTGGTCCCCACCGCCGGGCTGCCCGGCAGCGAGCCGTCGACCGTCGCCCCGACCCCGGTGGTGACCGAGGAGCCGGCGCTCGAGGTCCACGCCGTGGACGAGCCCGCCCCGGCCCCTGTCGTGTTCGACGTCGAGGGCCTGTCGGTCTACTACGGCGCCTACCGCGCCGTCCGTGGCGTCGACATGAGGATCCGCCGCAACGAGATCACCGGCTTCATCGGTCCGTCCGGCTGCGGCAAGACGACCGTCCTCCGTTGCTTCAACCGGATGAACGACCTGATCGAGGGCGCTCGGGTCGAAGGCCGGCTCGACTACCACGGCGTCGGGCTCTACGACCCGGGTGTGAACGCGGTGGAGGTGCGGCGGCGGATCGGGATGGTCTTCCAGAAGCCCAACCCGTTCCCGAAGTCGATCTACGACAACGTCGCGTACGGACCCCGCATCGGCGGGATCAGGAAGAAGTCCGAGCTCGACGACATCGTGGAGCGCTCCCTGCAGCGCGCCGCGCTGTGGGACGAGGTGAAGGACCGGCTCAAGTCGTCGGCGCTCGGCATGTCGGGCGGTCAGCAGCAGCGCCTGTGCATCGCCCGGGCGGTGGCCGTCGACCCCGAGGTCATCCTGATGGACGAGCCCTGCTCCGCCCTGGACCCGATCGCGACGGCGCGCATCGAGGACCTGATGAAGGAGATCAAGACCGACTACACGATCGTGATCGTGACGCACAACATGCAGCAGGCGGCTCGCGTCAGCGATGCCACCGCGTTCTTCTCCACCGAGGTCAACCCGGAGAGCGACGTCCGCACCGGGCTGCTCGTGGAGTTCGACCGCACGGCCACGATCTTCTCCAACCCGAGCGACGAGCGGACGGAGAACTACATCACGGGCCGGTTCGGCTGA
- the pstA gene encoding phosphate ABC transporter permease PstA — MSAVAPPDEPITPERIRRELSGSNISPGRRVRNKVATLAMAIAFLLAAGPLVLMAANVFSQGLPAVMNVDWWTKPIPADVGRADLANNEKLDDLGFGSGSETGDTSESSDDSVVLGMQPAIVGTFLTVLGASAMAIPLGIMGAVYLNEYGKKNRLASFIRFMTDVMTGVPSVVMGVFIYSIWVLRFGVGGKSAFAASLALGCLMLPIVVRSTEEMLRLVPDPLREASAALGTRTWKTTVSVTLPAALPGIVSGCLLAVARAAGETAPIVFTVGFVTTTNWRFSGQNTTLSAQIYSQLQNGGSLATELAWGAAVTLIGIVLVLTLIARFVARRYALR, encoded by the coding sequence GTGAGCGCGGTCGCCCCTCCCGACGAACCGATCACGCCGGAGCGGATCCGGCGGGAGCTCTCGGGGTCCAACATCTCCCCGGGCCGTCGCGTCCGCAACAAGGTCGCGACCCTCGCGATGGCGATCGCCTTCCTGCTCGCGGCCGGTCCGCTGGTGCTGATGGCGGCCAACGTGTTCAGCCAGGGCCTCCCCGCCGTCATGAACGTCGACTGGTGGACCAAGCCGATCCCGGCCGACGTCGGCCGTGCCGACCTGGCCAACAACGAGAAGCTCGACGACCTCGGCTTCGGCAGCGGGTCCGAGACCGGCGACACCTCCGAGAGCAGCGACGACTCGGTCGTGCTCGGCATGCAGCCGGCCATCGTCGGCACCTTCCTGACCGTGCTGGGTGCGTCCGCCATGGCGATCCCCTTGGGGATCATGGGTGCCGTCTACCTGAACGAGTACGGCAAGAAGAACCGGTTGGCGAGCTTCATCCGCTTCATGACCGACGTGATGACCGGCGTGCCGTCGGTCGTCATGGGCGTGTTCATCTACTCGATCTGGGTGCTGCGCTTCGGTGTGGGCGGCAAGTCGGCGTTCGCGGCGTCGCTCGCGCTCGGCTGCCTGATGCTCCCGATCGTCGTCCGCTCGACCGAGGAGATGCTCCGCCTGGTTCCCGATCCGCTGCGCGAGGCGTCCGCCGCGCTGGGCACGCGGACGTGGAAGACCACCGTCAGCGTGACCCTCCCGGCCGCCTTGCCGGGGATCGTGTCGGGTTGCCTGCTGGCGGTGGCCCGTGCCGCCGGCGAGACCGCCCCGATCGTGTTCACCGTCGGCTTCGTGACCACGACGAACTGGCGGTTCAGCGGTCAGAACACGACGCTGTCCGCCCAGATCTACTCGCAGCTCCAGAACGGCGGCAGCCTCGCCACCGAACTGGCCTGGGGGGCTGCGGTGACCCTGATCGGTATCGTGTTGGTGCTGACCCTCATCGCCCGGTTCGTGGCCCGTCGATACGCCCTCCGCTGA
- the pstC gene encoding phosphate ABC transporter permease subunit PstC codes for MTLELETDPQGPARKPPRDAPDLRVDGAGGRTDRFFRRIALLAGLMVLLILVLVAVVTTNKAWPAFSELGASYFFGTEWVPSEGKYGIVPLVFGTVLVSVLAIIVAVPISVGIALFVTEVVHRRARGAVTTTIDLLAAIPSVVFGLWGFYYLIPRFQSAFNAISDAVAGIPVLSTIFGPSTGSSYASAALVLALMITPIITAVTREVFMTVPENDKAGALALGATRWEMIRGVVFPHSTGGMTGAVMLGLGRAMGETVAVALLIGARPDITANIFAVGETMPAQIFRNLSEADDLFRAALIGLGVCLFILTILVNVSARRMVVAVDRRVKGAA; via the coding sequence ATGACCCTCGAACTCGAGACCGATCCCCAGGGTCCGGCCCGCAAGCCGCCCCGGGACGCGCCGGACCTCCGGGTCGATGGCGCCGGCGGCCGCACCGACCGCTTCTTCCGGCGGATCGCCCTCCTCGCTGGGCTGATGGTCCTGCTCATCCTGGTGCTCGTCGCCGTGGTGACCACGAACAAGGCGTGGCCTGCGTTCAGCGAGCTCGGGGCCAGCTACTTCTTCGGCACGGAGTGGGTGCCGTCCGAGGGCAAGTACGGCATCGTCCCCCTCGTCTTCGGCACGGTGCTCGTGTCGGTCCTCGCCATCATCGTCGCGGTCCCCATCAGCGTGGGCATCGCCCTGTTCGTGACCGAGGTGGTGCACCGCCGGGCCCGCGGCGCCGTCACGACGACGATCGACCTCCTGGCCGCCATCCCGTCCGTCGTGTTCGGCCTCTGGGGCTTCTACTACCTGATCCCGCGCTTCCAGTCCGCGTTCAACGCCATCTCCGACGCCGTGGCCGGCATCCCGGTGCTCAGCACGATCTTCGGCCCGTCGACCGGGTCGAGCTATGCATCGGCGGCGCTCGTGCTGGCGCTGATGATCACCCCGATCATCACCGCGGTGACCCGCGAGGTCTTCATGACCGTCCCGGAGAACGACAAGGCCGGTGCGCTGGCGCTCGGGGCGACCCGGTGGGAGATGATCCGCGGCGTCGTGTTCCCGCACTCGACCGGCGGCATGACGGGGGCCGTGATGCTCGGCCTCGGCCGGGCGATGGGCGAGACGGTCGCAGTGGCGCTGCTGATCGGCGCCCGGCCCGACATCACGGCCAACATCTTCGCCGTCGGCGAGACCATGCCGGCCCAGATCTTCCGCAACCTCTCCGAGGCCGACGACCTCTTCCGCGCCGCCCTGATCGGGCTGGGCGTGTGCCTGTTCATCCTGACGATCCTGGTCAACGTGTCCGCCCGGCGCATGGTCGTCGCAGTGGACCGCAGGGTGAAGGGGGCGGCGTGA
- the pstS gene encoding phosphate ABC transporter substrate-binding protein PstS, with translation MLQKGRFAWLMALLLAVGLVAAACGDDKDSDSSGSDGSTTTTEAKGPAAPTDADIKALTAKVSGGGASFPDAFYQAVNSDFDGVAGSELVTYAKSGSSDGRKQLASGTLDFAGSDSLPKPDESFPSPVLFFPTVAAPITVSYNLDGVDELQLSPDTVAKIFQAEITTWDDPAIEADNPDATLPSTKITVVHRSDGSGTTSNFTKYLKSAAPDVWKLDSGDTVNWPAATQGAEKNSGVAALIGQTDGAVGYVDLADAIKADLTFAAIKNADGEYVAPSAKATESAVANAEVAPDLTYNPLNAPGADSYPITAPTYLLVTKVQADAAKATTLKTYLQYVLTTGQEQAQKLGYVGLPEDLQQKAYDQIDQIGG, from the coding sequence ATGTTGCAGAAGGGCCGGTTCGCCTGGCTGATGGCGTTGCTCCTCGCGGTGGGCCTGGTGGCCGCCGCGTGCGGTGACGACAAGGACTCGGACTCGTCGGGTTCCGACGGTTCCACCACCACGACGGAGGCCAAGGGCCCCGCCGCTCCGACCGACGCGGACATCAAGGCCCTCACGGCCAAGGTCTCCGGCGGCGGCGCCAGCTTCCCCGACGCCTTCTACCAGGCGGTCAACTCGGACTTCGACGGCGTCGCCGGCTCCGAGCTCGTGACCTACGCGAAGAGCGGCTCGTCCGACGGCCGCAAGCAGCTGGCGTCCGGCACGCTCGACTTCGCCGGGAGCGACTCGCTCCCCAAGCCCGACGAGAGCTTCCCGTCGCCGGTGCTGTTCTTCCCGACCGTCGCCGCGCCGATCACGGTGAGCTACAACCTCGACGGCGTCGACGAGCTGCAGCTCAGCCCCGACACGGTGGCGAAGATCTTCCAGGCCGAGATCACCACGTGGGACGACCCGGCCATCGAGGCCGACAACCCCGACGCGACCCTGCCGTCGACGAAGATCACGGTCGTCCACCGCTCGGACGGCTCGGGGACGACCAGCAACTTCACCAAGTACCTGAAGTCGGCGGCGCCCGACGTCTGGAAGCTCGATTCGGGTGACACGGTGAACTGGCCGGCCGCGACGCAGGGCGCCGAGAAGAACTCCGGCGTGGCCGCCCTGATCGGCCAGACCGACGGCGCCGTCGGCTACGTCGACCTCGCCGACGCCATCAAGGCCGACCTCACGTTCGCCGCGATCAAGAACGCGGACGGCGAGTACGTCGCCCCGTCGGCGAAGGCGACCGAGTCCGCCGTCGCCAACGCCGAGGTCGCCCCCGACCTCACCTACAACCCCTTGAACGCGCCGGGCGCCGACAGCTACCCGATCACCGCGCCGACCTACCTGCTGGTCACCAAGGTGCAGGCGGACGCCGCCAAGGCCACCACGCTGAAGACGTACCTCCAGTACGTGCTCACGACCGGCCAGGAGCAGGCGCAGAAGCTCGGCTACGTCGGCCTCCCGGAGGACCTCCAGCAGAAGGCGTACGACCAGATCGACCAGATCGGCGGCTGA
- a CDS encoding NUDIX hydrolase, which yields MASPDRPVVRAAGGVVWRRRADEVEVLVVHRPAPRDDWSLPKGKLEQGERHREAALREVWEETGLRCTLGERLTEVRYDTPKGEDKRVRWWAMTVDRDEGFTPNREIDDRRWVPVSELDGHLTWDTDRRLVRLFLSRDITS from the coding sequence GTGGCGAGCCCGGACCGGCCCGTGGTGCGGGCCGCGGGCGGGGTGGTGTGGCGACGCCGAGCGGATGAGGTCGAGGTGCTGGTCGTCCACCGGCCGGCGCCGCGCGACGACTGGTCGCTCCCCAAGGGCAAGCTCGAGCAGGGCGAGCGGCACCGCGAGGCGGCGCTGCGCGAGGTATGGGAGGAGACCGGCCTGCGCTGCACGCTCGGCGAACGGCTCACCGAGGTCCGCTACGACACGCCCAAGGGCGAGGACAAGCGAGTGCGCTGGTGGGCGATGACCGTCGACCGCGACGAGGGGTTCACGCCCAACCGGGAGATCGACGACCGCCGGTGGGTGCCCGTGTCGGAGCTCGACGGGCACCTGACCTGGGACACCGACCGTCGGCTGGTGCGGCTGTTCCTGTCCCGCGACATCACCAGCTGA
- a CDS encoding RNA degradosome polyphosphate kinase translates to MTDPVEERSPYLNRELSWLDFNARVLALADDAATPLLERVKFLAIFSQNLDEFFQVRVAGLKDRVAAGVTRRSADGMSAGEQLDAIGARTAELVERADEIFLGPICTALAEEGIVFSTWDELDDDDREWATVEFRNRIFPVLTPLAVDPGHPFPYISSLSLNLGVIVRDPTTDQRRFARVKVPSLLPRFVVMPDGERFVPLEQVIAHHLDELFPGMEVLDHVAFRVTRNADLTVEEEEADDLLAAIEMELRRRRFGKAVRLQVEDDISAEALELIRDELELTDDDVTAHSAPLDLGGLFAVADVDRPDLKYPEFVPVTQHRLALTEDEEPPDIFAVMRDGDIMVHHPYDSFSTSVEEFIRQAARDPKVLTIKLTLYRTSGDSPIVAALIKAAEMGKQVVALVELKARFDEERNIEWARRLEQAGVHVVYGLVGLKTHTKTCLVVRDEGESVNRYCHIGTGNYNSKTARLYEDVGLLTADPDLGADLTQLFNYLTGYARDVHYAKLLVAPHTLRNGLVRFIRNERSAAPGTGHIIMKMNSLVDADMIDELYAASQDGVRIELIIRGISCIRPGVPGLSDNITVRSIVGRYLEHSRIYRFANGRGPGQELHFIGSADLMPRNLDRRVEAVVPVRSPELRVRMDEVLAVTLADDTLAWEQHDDRWTHVPRNGTVETHLEQQEHALKRASVGRR, encoded by the coding sequence ATGACGGACCCGGTGGAAGAGCGGTCGCCCTACCTGAACCGGGAGCTGTCCTGGTTGGACTTCAACGCACGCGTGCTGGCGCTCGCGGACGACGCCGCCACGCCCCTGCTCGAGCGGGTCAAGTTCCTCGCGATCTTCAGCCAGAACCTGGACGAGTTCTTCCAGGTCCGCGTCGCCGGCCTCAAGGACCGCGTGGCCGCCGGGGTCACCCGGCGCAGCGCCGACGGCATGAGCGCCGGCGAGCAGCTCGACGCCATCGGCGCCCGGACCGCCGAGCTCGTCGAGCGGGCCGACGAGATCTTCCTGGGTCCGATCTGCACCGCGCTCGCCGAGGAGGGGATCGTCTTCTCGACCTGGGACGAGCTCGACGACGACGACCGCGAGTGGGCCACCGTCGAGTTCCGCAACCGGATCTTCCCGGTCCTGACGCCGCTCGCCGTCGACCCGGGCCACCCGTTCCCGTACATCTCGAGCCTGTCGCTGAACCTCGGCGTGATCGTGCGGGACCCGACCACCGACCAGCGCCGCTTCGCCCGAGTCAAGGTGCCGTCGCTGCTCCCCCGCTTCGTCGTGATGCCCGACGGTGAGCGGTTCGTGCCGCTGGAGCAGGTCATCGCCCACCACCTCGACGAGCTGTTCCCCGGCATGGAGGTGCTCGACCACGTCGCCTTCCGGGTCACGCGCAACGCGGACCTCACGGTCGAGGAGGAGGAGGCCGACGACCTCCTCGCAGCCATCGAGATGGAGCTGCGCCGCCGCCGCTTCGGCAAGGCCGTCCGCCTGCAGGTCGAGGACGACATCTCGGCCGAGGCGCTCGAGCTCATCCGTGACGAGCTGGAGCTCACCGACGACGACGTGACCGCGCACTCGGCCCCGCTCGACCTCGGCGGCCTGTTCGCCGTGGCCGACGTGGACCGGCCCGACCTGAAGTACCCCGAGTTCGTGCCGGTGACGCAGCACCGCCTGGCGTTGACCGAGGACGAGGAGCCGCCCGACATCTTCGCCGTCATGCGCGACGGCGACATCATGGTCCACCACCCCTACGACAGCTTCTCGACCTCCGTCGAGGAGTTCATCCGCCAGGCCGCCCGGGACCCGAAGGTCCTGACCATCAAGCTGACCCTGTACCGCACCTCGGGCGACAGCCCGATCGTCGCCGCGCTGATCAAGGCGGCGGAGATGGGCAAGCAGGTGGTGGCGCTGGTCGAGCTGAAGGCCCGCTTCGACGAGGAGCGCAACATCGAGTGGGCCCGCCGCCTGGAGCAGGCCGGCGTGCACGTCGTGTACGGGCTCGTCGGGCTCAAGACCCACACGAAGACCTGCCTGGTCGTGCGCGACGAGGGCGAGAGCGTCAACCGCTACTGCCACATCGGCACGGGCAACTACAACTCCAAGACGGCGCGCCTCTACGAGGACGTCGGGCTGCTCACCGCCGACCCCGACCTCGGCGCGGACCTCACGCAGCTGTTCAACTACCTGACCGGCTACGCCCGCGACGTCCACTACGCCAAGTTGCTCGTCGCCCCGCACACGCTGCGCAACGGGCTCGTCCGGTTCATCCGCAACGAGCGTTCTGCGGCGCCGGGGACCGGGCACATCATCATGAAGATGAACAGCCTGGTGGACGCCGACATGATCGACGAGCTCTACGCCGCCTCGCAGGACGGCGTGCGGATCGAGCTCATCATCCGCGGCATCTCGTGCATCCGACCCGGTGTGCCCGGGCTGTCGGACAACATCACGGTCCGCTCGATCGTCGGTCGCTACCTCGAGCACTCGCGGATCTACCGCTTCGCGAACGGCAGGGGACCGGGCCAGGAGCTCCACTTCATCGGCTCCGCCGACCTCATGCCCCGCAACCTCGACCGCCGCGTCGAGGCCGTGGTGCCGGTGCGGTCGCCCGAGCTGCGGGTCCGGATGGACGAGGTGCTGGCCGTGACGCTCGCGGACGACACGCTGGCGTGGGAGCAGCACGACGACCGCTGGACCCACGTCCCCCGCAACGGCACCGTCGAGACCCACCTGGAGCAGCAGGAGCACGCCCTCAAGCGGGCCTCGGTCGGGCGTCGGTGA